The Desulfovibrio desulfuricans DSM 642 genome contains a region encoding:
- a CDS encoding PEP/pyruvate-binding domain-containing protein, with product MSLSRLLGFLTRGARRGDEAVSSSSVSAAEEAQRFFALRHHSFRLFLTAWNAFQETMTDLEYTLCCDHPFGLYRVRALCTSMATQVFQCIKQLERLDPAPCPALYARFGELQKLVAEEVYEPEACLLGPLVVPLCQDDAGCLAALHSEGRVLVDPATARLEKLRPHFPGAVPQGFVVTAAGCQHYFQSGDLQSEINRCIQAAGGLAPNHLARLSKKLGALVEGTPLPEDLAAAILEQVQRLRGLCNKPMQLLLRGRVWPPAAGEGEGCGVVLWGPPVSLQAHDDDILRAVRVTLSSKQRAQALVYRRARGLTEGGAGVCLTCMAVDEGCFGGIAQSSAPLTPHSENVHVYGCAGLPQEVEYSTMPVDAISVSRAAPHTVTDRRPYKAKRPVLDDATAIRAAELALAVEEAAGRPEVLTWVCNPEGRVFMLMARPMSLPQEEEPALPEPAMALDDALLLEGGFTVNPGRVSGPAWVARRWEDARRFPTGGILVVPDDNYIWGSLIDRAAGIVAERGFQGSRLASLAREFGKPAVFGLKWATEVVESDQRITLCADLRTVYENRQDSLLPKVPPGKDYMPGSPVYQILQTASRRILPLTLEVDSVDFKAANCATYHDIVRYCHEKAVSAMFSLGSEKKYAPQRIKQLRDKVVKQFWVVNLSDGFVRTPNGPVIDVEDIASLPMKALWQGMNAHPWQGPPPVDGKGFLSVLFEATANPNLDPAAQTAYFTEKNYFLISSDYCSLHSRFGFHFVSVEARLSERTSENYLNFQLRGGAADIERRILRVRFVADILWEFGFSPVVRNDAVSATLKDMDKEEGERLLAVAGYMTIHTRQLDMIMQDPGQVAARRQEMLAHCRALFRGESLAGVVDSPSQEAR from the coding sequence ATGTCCTTGAGCCGTCTGTTGGGCTTTTTAACGCGAGGCGCCCGCCGGGGCGACGAAGCCGTTTCCTCTTCTTCCGTCAGTGCGGCGGAGGAAGCCCAACGCTTTTTTGCCTTGCGGCACCACTCCTTCCGCCTGTTTCTTACGGCATGGAACGCCTTTCAGGAAACCATGACCGATCTGGAATACACCCTTTGCTGCGACCACCCCTTTGGCCTGTACCGTGTGCGGGCGCTCTGCACCTCTATGGCCACCCAGGTTTTTCAGTGCATCAAGCAGCTTGAGCGGCTTGATCCTGCGCCTTGCCCTGCCCTCTATGCCCGTTTTGGCGAGCTGCAAAAACTGGTGGCGGAAGAAGTGTACGAGCCGGAAGCCTGTCTGCTCGGGCCGCTGGTCGTTCCCCTGTGTCAGGACGATGCCGGATGCCTGGCCGCTCTGCACAGCGAGGGCAGGGTACTGGTGGATCCCGCAACCGCCCGGCTTGAAAAATTGCGCCCCCATTTTCCCGGTGCTGTGCCGCAGGGCTTTGTGGTCACGGCGGCGGGGTGCCAGCACTATTTTCAGAGCGGCGACCTGCAAAGCGAGATCAACCGCTGCATTCAGGCTGCTGGCGGCCTGGCCCCCAACCATCTGGCGCGGCTTTCAAAAAAGCTGGGCGCGCTGGTGGAGGGAACCCCCCTGCCGGAAGACCTTGCCGCAGCTATCCTTGAGCAGGTGCAGCGTCTGCGTGGCCTTTGCAACAAGCCCATGCAGCTTTTGCTGCGCGGGCGCGTATGGCCGCCTGCAGCGGGCGAGGGCGAAGGCTGCGGCGTTGTGCTGTGGGGCCCGCCTGTTTCGTTGCAGGCGCATGACGATGATATTTTGCGCGCAGTGCGCGTAACCCTGTCCAGCAAGCAGCGCGCTCAGGCTCTGGTTTATCGCCGTGCGCGCGGGCTGACAGAAGGCGGGGCTGGCGTCTGCCTCACCTGCATGGCAGTGGATGAGGGCTGTTTTGGCGGCATTGCCCAGTCATCCGCGCCATTGACCCCGCACAGTGAAAATGTGCATGTCTACGGTTGCGCGGGTTTGCCGCAGGAGGTGGAATATTCCACCATGCCTGTAGATGCCATAAGTGTTTCGCGCGCGGCGCCGCACACGGTGACAGACCGCCGTCCTTATAAAGCCAAGCGCCCGGTGCTGGACGATGCCACCGCCATACGCGCCGCAGAGCTTGCGCTCGCGGTGGAAGAAGCCGCCGGAAGGCCCGAGGTGCTCACCTGGGTGTGCAACCCCGAAGGCCGGGTTTTTATGCTTATGGCGCGGCCCATGTCCTTGCCGCAGGAGGAAGAACCCGCCTTGCCGGAGCCAGCCATGGCGCTGGACGATGCCCTGCTGCTGGAGGGGGGATTTACGGTCAATCCGGGTCGCGTATCCGGTCCTGCATGGGTGGCCCGCCGCTGGGAAGACGCACGCAGGTTCCCCACGGGCGGTATCCTTGTGGTGCCGGACGACAACTACATCTGGGGTTCGCTCATTGACCGCGCCGCCGGGATTGTGGCGGAGCGCGGTTTTCAGGGTTCGCGTCTGGCTTCGCTGGCGCGGGAGTTCGGCAAGCCCGCCGTCTTTGGCCTCAAATGGGCCACGGAAGTTGTGGAAAGTGACCAGCGAATTACACTGTGCGCAGACCTGCGCACAGTGTACGAAAACCGGCAGGATTCCCTGCTGCCCAAAGTTCCGCCTGGCAAGGACTATATGCCCGGCAGCCCCGTGTACCAGATTTTGCAAACCGCCTCCCGCCGCATTCTGCCTCTGACGCTTGAGGTGGACAGCGTGGACTTCAAGGCGGCCAACTGCGCCACCTATCACGACATAGTGCGCTATTGTCACGAAAAGGCCGTGAGCGCCATGTTCAGCCTCGGCTCGGAAAAAAAGTACGCGCCGCAGCGCATCAAGCAACTGCGGGACAAGGTGGTCAAGCAGTTCTGGGTGGTCAACCTCAGCGATGGTTTTGTGCGCACCCCCAACGGGCCTGTCATTGACGTGGAAGATATTGCCTCGCTGCCCATGAAAGCCTTGTGGCAGGGCATGAACGCCCACCCCTGGCAGGGGCCGCCGCCTGTGGACGGCAAGGGTTTTTTATCTGTGCTTTTTGAGGCCACAGCCAATCCCAATCTGGATCCAGCCGCGCAGACGGCGTATTTCACAGAAAAAAATTATTTTCTTATCTCCAGCGACTATTGCAGTCTGCATTCCCGCTTTGGCTTCCATTTTGTTTCGGTCGAGGCGCGCCTTTCGGAGCGCACCAGCGAGAACTATCTGAATTTTCAGTTGCGCGGCGGCGCTGCCGACATTGAGCGCCGTATTCTGCGGGTGCGCTTTGTTGCCGATATCCTTTGGGAATTCGGCTTTTCGCCCGTTGTGCGCAACGATGCCGTGAGCGCCACGCTCAAGGATATGGATAAGGAAGAAGGCGAACGCCTGCTGGCTGTGGCAGGGTATATGACCATCCATACCCGCCAGCTCGACATGATCATGCAGGACCCTGGCCAGGTTGCGGCCCGCCGCCAGGAAATGCTGGCCCACTGCCGGGCGCTTTTCAGGGGAGAATCCCTGGCTGGCGTTGTTGATTCTCCATCCCAGGAGGCCCGTTAA
- a CDS encoding FliH/SctL family protein translates to MASDELRKKWGTIFMGEREATPQQLDAMQEPLLRERAQHLQQEDYLARVRARAEERAREILGAAYAERQKVLEEAGAEAQARVEQFTREAKELKAQAQAELAEAEAEHGKARDLREEAEFIRGNAHNEGFQAGMEQAGAELKEFRVDVGQMLGNMLRALEAQRHNLGEAWRDELAELARVAVEAGTGWILQAEHQRILQSLVFGSLQLLEDRATVSIRVHPDDEDTVSDLFRAARERVPELSQWIVNGDPSVEAGGLVAESVSGSVENLREHYREMVNGILEHLTLPPRPEEERAGEEVSATAARESERLTQIVPEAAPVAEPEPELPVEPVNTTGQPELLPEHSAEHPAETLAAEASPESGQEFAPESVPDMAQGAQPERASFAGQDGAGLAPNEILPASGPVDMAAAADSFEQGQEPAPADAAVPLANVSPEMMQGSMPEPGVQAEAHPAESPPAPMAQPDGGVEGQPAQEQAPEPAHVQAAEHNANPSLAELEDELFPLPEEEKEHVSQSSSSVFVSGGFLPGSGNGQPG, encoded by the coding sequence ATGGCGTCAGACGAGTTGCGCAAAAAATGGGGCACCATCTTCATGGGCGAGCGCGAGGCAACACCTCAGCAGCTTGATGCCATGCAGGAACCCTTGCTCCGTGAACGCGCCCAGCACCTGCAGCAGGAGGACTATCTTGCCCGGGTGCGCGCCAGGGCCGAGGAACGCGCACGCGAGATTCTTGGCGCAGCCTATGCCGAAAGGCAAAAGGTGCTGGAAGAGGCCGGGGCCGAGGCTCAGGCCCGCGTGGAGCAGTTCACGCGCGAAGCGAAAGAGCTGAAGGCGCAGGCGCAGGCAGAACTGGCCGAGGCCGAGGCAGAGCACGGCAAGGCCCGCGACCTGCGCGAAGAAGCCGAGTTTATCCGCGGCAACGCGCATAATGAGGGCTTTCAGGCGGGCATGGAGCAGGCCGGGGCCGAGCTTAAGGAGTTCCGCGTTGATGTGGGGCAGATGCTCGGCAACATGCTGCGCGCTCTTGAGGCGCAGCGTCACAACCTTGGCGAAGCCTGGCGCGATGAACTGGCAGAGCTGGCCCGCGTGGCCGTAGAGGCCGGAACCGGCTGGATTTTGCAGGCAGAGCATCAGCGCATTTTGCAAAGCCTGGTCTTTGGTTCCCTGCAACTGCTGGAAGACCGCGCCACCGTGAGCATCCGCGTGCACCCCGATGACGAGGACACCGTGAGCGACCTGTTTCGGGCCGCCCGCGAGCGTGTGCCCGAGTTGAGCCAATGGATCGTGAACGGCGATCCTTCTGTTGAGGCTGGCGGCCTTGTGGCCGAGAGCGTCAGCGGTTCTGTGGAAAATCTGCGCGAACATTACCGCGAAATGGTCAACGGCATTCTGGAGCATCTGACCTTGCCGCCGCGTCCCGAGGAAGAAAGGGCGGGGGAAGAGGTGAGCGCCACGGCTGCGCGTGAATCTGAGCGGTTGACGCAAATCGTGCCGGAAGCTGCCCCTGTTGCGGAGCCCGAGCCTGAACTGCCCGTTGAACCTGTCAATACGACGGGCCAGCCGGAACTGTTGCCAGAACATTCGGCAGAACATCCGGCTGAAACTCTGGCGGCTGAAGCCTCGCCGGAATCCGGGCAGGAATTTGCGCCAGAATCTGTACCAGATATGGCCCAAGGTGCGCAGCCAGAACGGGCCTCCTTTGCCGGGCAGGATGGCGCTGGCCTTGCACCCAACGAAATTTTGCCCGCATCCGGGCCTGTTGATATGGCTGCTGCCGCTGATTCTTTTGAGCAAGGGCAGGAGCCTGCGCCAGCTGATGCCGCAGTTCCTCTTGCCAATGTCTCGCCCGAAATGATGCAGGGTTCCATGCCAGAACCCGGAGTGCAGGCAGAGGCACATCCTGCAGAATCACCCCCGGCCCCGATGGCGCAGCCTGATGGTGGTGTTGAAGGGCAGCCCGCACAGGAGCAGGCTCCGGAACCTGCCCATGTTCAGGCAGCGGAACACAATGCCAATCCCAGCCTTGCCGAGCTTGAGGACGAGCTTTTTCCCTTGCCGGAGGAGGAAAAGGAACACGTCTCGCAATCTTCTTCCAGCGTCTTTGTCAGCGGGGGCTTTCTGCCCGGCTCGGGCAACGGCCAGCCGGGATAG
- a CDS encoding FliI/YscN family ATPase, with the protein MKLDPDSCIKLLKTSTPVRLYGKVNKVVGLVAEGSGLRAPLGAVCHMLPDEGDNGIAAEVVGFREGNLLFMPYGDMRGIRPGSRIRNTSLPPVFPVGPDLLGRAFDAFGTPLDAGAPISAELYVSPLPSGESSREDFIRQQEEQRPFVPHWLEEARKHWNPELVPIYADPPSPLQRPRITDILDVGVRSVNSLLTLGKGQRVGIMAGSGVGKSTLMGMMARYTRADVNVIALIGERGREVVEFMERDLGPEGMARSVLVIATSDQSPLVRMRAAYTATAVSEYFRDKGMDVLLMMDSVTRFAMAAREVGLAVGEPPTTKGYTPSVFAQLPKLLERAGRSAKGTITGIYTVLVDGDDFNEPIADSVRSILDGHIVLTRDLADQGHFPAIDVLRSISRLRSDICDRQDVLAGRVVTRCMSTFRRVEDMINIGAYAKGSNAEIDAAITKMPDINAFLRQDVGEPQFVEQCMAQMRALADMDDGQQGDPQGDPQGGMPVPQQPNGVAPL; encoded by the coding sequence ATGAAGCTTGACCCAGATTCCTGCATAAAGCTGCTCAAAACAAGCACGCCAGTGCGCCTCTACGGCAAGGTCAACAAGGTCGTGGGCCTTGTGGCCGAGGGCAGCGGTTTGCGCGCGCCCCTCGGGGCCGTGTGCCACATGCTGCCCGATGAAGGCGACAACGGTATTGCCGCCGAAGTTGTGGGCTTTCGCGAGGGCAATCTCCTGTTCATGCCTTATGGCGACATGCGGGGCATCCGCCCCGGCAGCCGTATCCGCAACACAAGTCTGCCTCCGGTGTTTCCCGTAGGGCCGGATTTGCTTGGCCGCGCCTTTGACGCCTTTGGCACCCCACTGGATGCCGGTGCGCCCATAAGCGCAGAACTCTACGTTTCGCCCCTGCCCTCTGGGGAAAGCTCCAGAGAGGATTTTATCCGCCAGCAGGAAGAGCAGCGCCCCTTTGTGCCTCACTGGCTTGAGGAGGCCCGCAAGCACTGGAATCCAGAGCTGGTGCCCATCTATGCCGATCCACCAAGCCCCCTGCAACGCCCGCGCATTACCGATATTCTTGATGTGGGCGTGCGCTCGGTCAACAGCCTGCTGACCCTTGGCAAGGGGCAGCGCGTGGGCATCATGGCCGGTTCGGGCGTGGGCAAATCCACGCTCATGGGCATGATGGCCCGCTACACCCGCGCTGATGTCAACGTCATTGCCCTCATTGGCGAACGCGGGCGCGAAGTTGTGGAATTTATGGAGCGCGACCTCGGCCCCGAGGGCATGGCCCGCTCCGTGCTGGTTATCGCCACGTCAGACCAGTCTCCCCTTGTGCGCATGCGCGCGGCTTACACAGCCACGGCTGTTTCGGAATATTTCCGTGACAAGGGCATGGACGTGCTGCTGATGATGGACTCCGTAACCCGTTTTGCCATGGCTGCCCGCGAAGTTGGCTTGGCAGTGGGCGAGCCGCCCACCACCAAGGGCTACACGCCTTCGGTTTTTGCCCAGTTGCCCAAGCTTCTGGAGCGGGCGGGGCGTTCCGCCAAGGGGACCATCACGGGGATTTATACCGTACTTGTGGACGGCGACGACTTTAACGAACCCATCGCCGACTCCGTGCGTTCCATCCTTGACGGGCATATTGTGCTTACCCGCGATCTGGCCGACCAGGGGCATTTCCCCGCCATTGACGTGCTGCGTTCCATCAGCCGTCTGCGTTCCGACATCTGTGACCGGCAGGATGTTCTCGCGGGCCGCGTTGTCACCCGCTGCATGAGCACCTTCCGCCGTGTGGAAGACATGATCAACATCGGCGCCTACGCCAAGGGCTCCAATGCGGAGATTGACGCAGCCATTACCAAGATGCCGGACATCAACGCCTTTTTGCGGCAGGATGTGGGCGAACCCCAGTTTGTGGAGCAGTGCATGGCCCAAATGCGCGCTCTGGCCGATATGGACGATGGCCAGCAGGGCGATCCGCAAGGCGATCCGCAGGGCGGCATGCCTGTGCCGCAACAGCCCAACGGCGTTGCGCCGCTGTAG
- a CDS encoding sensor histidine kinase, which yields MSSTVPASHRGYRAIYRRLLITLLLMALTPLVALGMFCLDRLSAIYDEKITAGIEAVISSKHRALDTFMVERIAQVKNLAFTHPYSDLSNPVRLSEIFSVMQSNSRSFVDLGIIGMDGRHVSYVGPFDLRDANYSEAPWFSEVLRKGVYVSDVFMGYRHVPHFIIAVLRHEGGRSYIMRATIDMDAIDALLRRIYSGPHSDAFIVSSTGVLQTGSRFYGPIMGNFALPQENLTRNNVVTMRSVVPSGEEMLVALMRLDSMPWVLVVMDDVRDSLKPLRQLKALILFFTLLGGALTCMGAELCTRRLVASLEASDQKQAHIDARMLQSSKMAALGKMAAGVAHEVNNPLMLIQENAGWIRDLLDDEDPSTMKNYKEIFDSTEKIEQHVKRAKGITQRMLGFGRRMNPGRTEILISSLADQAVEMLKTEAANRNIAIVRQYDAHVPVILSDPAQLEQIFINVIDNAIDAMGKNGTLTVSTQPWRNGVRVSFTDTGPGMDQETLRQIFDPFFTTKKVGEGTGLGLAICYTILEKLGGRIDVQSELGHGTTFNIFLPAEPPQLAPEESAEA from the coding sequence ATGTCGTCCACCGTGCCTGCATCCCACAGAGGCTACAGGGCCATATATCGCCGTTTGCTGATAACGCTGCTGCTCATGGCGCTCACGCCGCTGGTCGCTCTGGGGATGTTTTGTCTGGACAGGCTCAGCGCCATCTATGACGAAAAAATCACCGCGGGTATCGAGGCTGTCATCAGCAGCAAGCACCGCGCTCTTGATACCTTCATGGTGGAGCGCATCGCGCAGGTCAAAAACCTGGCTTTCACCCACCCGTATTCTGATCTCAGCAATCCCGTACGCCTGAGCGAAATTTTCAGCGTGATGCAGAGCAACAGCCGTTCGTTTGTTGATCTGGGCATTATCGGTATGGATGGCCGCCATGTTTCCTATGTGGGGCCGTTTGACCTGCGGGACGCCAATTATTCCGAGGCCCCCTGGTTCTCGGAAGTGCTGCGCAAGGGCGTGTATGTCAGCGATGTATTCATGGGCTACCGCCACGTGCCGCACTTTATCATTGCCGTTCTGCGGCACGAGGGCGGGCGCTCCTATATAATGCGCGCCACCATCGACATGGACGCCATTGACGCACTGCTGCGGCGCATATATTCCGGCCCGCACAGCGATGCTTTTATCGTCAGCAGCACTGGAGTGTTGCAGACGGGTTCGCGTTTCTACGGTCCTATTATGGGTAACTTTGCCCTGCCGCAGGAAAATTTGACCCGCAACAATGTGGTTACCATGCGCTCGGTCGTCCCCAGCGGGGAAGAAATGCTGGTGGCCCTGATGCGGCTGGATTCCATGCCCTGGGTGCTGGTGGTCATGGACGATGTGCGTGACAGCCTCAAGCCCTTGCGGCAGCTCAAGGCGCTGATACTCTTTTTTACACTGCTTGGCGGCGCGCTGACCTGCATGGGCGCGGAGCTGTGCACCCGGCGGCTTGTGGCTTCACTTGAAGCCTCGGATCAAAAGCAGGCCCACATTGACGCGCGCATGCTGCAGTCAAGCAAGATGGCCGCTCTGGGCAAGATGGCGGCTGGCGTGGCACACGAGGTCAACAATCCCCTGATGCTCATTCAGGAAAACGCGGGCTGGATACGCGACCTGCTGGACGATGAAGACCCGTCAACCATGAAGAATTACAAAGAAATTTTCGATAGCACGGAAAAAATCGAGCAGCACGTCAAACGCGCCAAGGGCATAACGCAGCGCATGCTGGGCTTTGGGCGGCGCATGAATCCGGGCCGCACGGAAATTCTTATCAGTTCCCTGGCCGATCAGGCCGTGGAAATGCTCAAAACCGAGGCCGCCAACCGCAATATAGCCATTGTGCGGCAGTACGATGCGCATGTTCCCGTAATTTTGTCCGACCCGGCCCAGCTTGAACAGATATTCATCAATGTGATAGACAATGCTATTGATGCCATGGGCAAGAATGGCACCCTGACCGTCAGCACGCAGCCCTGGCGCAACGGGGTGCGTGTTTCCTTTACCGACACCGGGCCGGGCATGGATCAGGAAACCCTGCGGCAGATTTTTGACCCCTTCTTTACCACCAAGAAGGTGGGCGAGGGCACGGGGCTTGGCCTTGCCATCTGCTACACCATTCTTGAAAAGCTCGGTGGACGCATAGACGTGCAGAGCGAACTTGGGCACGGCACCACATTCAATATTTTTCTGCCTGCGGAACCGCCGCAGCTCGCGCCTGAAGAAAGCGCAGAAGCATAA